A stretch of Buteo buteo chromosome 9, bButBut1.hap1.1, whole genome shotgun sequence DNA encodes these proteins:
- the RPRML gene encoding reprimo-like protein: protein MNGSFFNQTLLEQGAYPNRTQGLGMLMACCNGTGSVLATDGGSSVLAPDERSLYITRVVQIAVLCVLSLTVMFGIFFLGCNLLIKSESMINFLVKDRRPSKDVGAAIMGLY, encoded by the coding sequence ATGAATGGATCCTTTTTCAACCAGACTCTCCTAGAGCAGGGAGCTTACCCCAATAGGACCCAGGGCTTGGGGATGCTCATGGCCTGCTGCAATGGGACCGGCTCAGTGCTGGCGACTGACGGTGGCTCCTCGGTCCTGGCGCCTGATGAGAGGAGCCTTTACATCACGCGGGTGGTGCAGATCGCTGTCCTCTGTGTCCTCTCCTTGACTGTGATGTTTGGCATCTTCTTTTTGGGCTGCAACTTGCTCATCAAGTCAGAGAGCATGATTAACTTTCTGGTGAAGGACCGAAGACCTTCCAAGGACGTGGGAGCTGCAATCATGGGACTTTACTGA